From Acidaminococcus timonensis, the proteins below share one genomic window:
- a CDS encoding threonine ammonia-lyase, with translation MLTLEQIFQARNRLIPYIYRTPLLRLKALDHVLDCQVYVKAECMQLTHSFKIRGALNRILQLTPEERARGVVTASSGNHGRGVAYAAKMLGIKATVVIPDHAPAIKIQAVRDLGAEVILCDKPKRFAIAERLRDEKGLCYVPPFNDYDVMAGQGSIALEVFEDLPDLNAILIPLGGGGLTSGIATAVKGIHPETKVYACEPARIPRFTASLRAGKPTAVPQVDTIADGVATLCPGDLTYPIVRDKVDQVLDVPEEALLPAMKLLLTEGKVLAEPSSTIGLAAIQSGKIHFKPEDKVVFVLSGGNVDLSLVQKL, from the coding sequence ATGCTGACACTTGAACAGATTTTCCAGGCCCGAAATCGGCTGATTCCCTATATTTATCGGACTCCGCTTTTGCGGCTGAAGGCATTGGACCATGTCCTGGACTGCCAGGTGTACGTGAAGGCAGAGTGCATGCAGCTGACTCATTCCTTCAAGATCCGGGGTGCCCTGAACCGGATTCTCCAGCTGACTCCGGAAGAACGGGCCCGGGGTGTGGTCACCGCTTCCAGCGGCAACCACGGCCGGGGGGTAGCCTATGCCGCCAAGATGCTGGGCATCAAGGCCACGGTAGTCATCCCAGACCATGCCCCTGCCATCAAGATCCAGGCAGTACGAGATCTGGGGGCGGAAGTCATCCTCTGCGACAAGCCCAAACGATTTGCCATCGCAGAACGTTTGCGGGACGAGAAGGGACTATGCTATGTGCCGCCTTTCAATGATTATGATGTGATGGCCGGCCAGGGGTCCATTGCCCTGGAAGTATTCGAAGACCTTCCAGACCTGAATGCCATCCTGATTCCCCTAGGTGGCGGCGGACTTACCAGCGGCATCGCCACAGCCGTCAAAGGGATCCATCCGGAAACGAAGGTATATGCCTGTGAGCCGGCCCGCATCCCTCGCTTCACCGCCAGCCTGCGGGCCGGCAAGCCCACGGCCGTGCCCCAGGTAGATACCATTGCAGACGGCGTAGCCACCCTGTGCCCCGGAGATCTGACCTACCCCATCGTCCGGGACAAGGTGGACCAGGTGCTGGATGTACCGGAAGAAGCCTTGCTGCCGGCCATGAAACTGCTGCTCACAGAGGGGAAGGTCCTGGCGGAACCTTCTTCCACCATCGGCTTGGCTGCCATCCAGAGCGGCAAAATCCATTTTAAGCCGGAAGACAAGGTGGTATTTGTCCTGTCCGGTGGGAATGTGGATTTGTCCCTGGTACAGAAACTATAA
- a CDS encoding SLC13 family permease, protein MSFAAFVGFAMMILITTLLLKKKVSTLFAFTIIPIIGAFLLGASVKDVCDYVKFGLGKTRDLMFIIFFSLPYFSLMNEVGLFDTMVEFLLKRTKLSVTVIMVITVLVSLITEIDGSVTSTYLVTVPMMLPLYKKLKIDPKCLLLLCSATMCALFITPWNGRTLRAATLLDGIPAPQNYIFVHMLPLMLIYIAMCIGLAVILARFQMKKGAGQVDESVIMQDMEKKDQSELRRPKLFWFNLLLTVLLIVGLSVVPAPGYVIFALGLVIALTVNYPDLNLQNQLLKKYSKEMYSTACAVFLSGVVVGVLSKSGMMDAMVKFLVGIIPSVMGPWVYLIIAIFSAPLMLIFTNDIWQYALVPIVAGVSANYGVPKEIVVMTLLMNMGAMVSPVAQPQIYLACDLADHTELQDYVKFSFAPLWVMNIMWLVAGYVLGIFR, encoded by the coding sequence ATGAGTTTCGCAGCCTTTGTCGGCTTTGCGATGATGATTCTCATCACCACATTGCTGCTGAAAAAGAAAGTCAGTACCTTATTTGCCTTTACCATCATCCCCATCATAGGCGCCTTCCTGTTGGGCGCCAGTGTCAAGGATGTCTGTGACTACGTGAAATTCGGCCTGGGCAAGACCCGGGACCTGATGTTCATCATCTTCTTCTCCCTGCCCTATTTCTCCCTGATGAACGAAGTGGGCCTGTTCGATACCATGGTGGAATTCCTGCTGAAGCGAACGAAGCTCAGCGTCACGGTCATCATGGTCATCACCGTCCTGGTTTCCCTGATCACTGAAATCGACGGCAGTGTGACTTCCACCTACCTGGTGACGGTCCCCATGATGCTTCCCCTGTATAAGAAGCTGAAAATCGACCCGAAATGTCTGCTGCTGTTGTGTTCGGCCACCATGTGTGCCCTGTTCATCACCCCCTGGAACGGCCGTACCCTGCGGGCCGCCACCCTGCTGGATGGCATCCCTGCTCCCCAGAACTACATCTTCGTCCACATGCTGCCGCTGATGCTGATCTACATCGCCATGTGCATCGGGCTGGCAGTGATCCTGGCCCGGTTCCAGATGAAAAAGGGTGCCGGCCAGGTGGATGAATCCGTCATCATGCAGGACATGGAAAAGAAAGACCAGTCCGAACTGCGCCGTCCCAAACTGTTCTGGTTCAACCTGCTGCTGACCGTGCTGCTGATCGTGGGTCTGAGCGTCGTGCCGGCTCCCGGCTATGTGATCTTCGCCCTGGGTCTCGTCATCGCCCTGACGGTGAACTACCCGGACCTGAACCTGCAGAACCAGCTGCTGAAGAAATATTCCAAAGAAATGTATTCCACCGCCTGTGCCGTGTTCCTGTCCGGCGTGGTCGTCGGTGTCCTGTCCAAGAGCGGCATGATGGATGCCATGGTCAAGTTCCTGGTAGGGATCATCCCCAGTGTGATGGGCCCGTGGGTCTACCTGATCATCGCCATCTTCAGTGCTCCGCTGATGCTGATCTTCACCAACGATATCTGGCAATACGCCCTGGTCCCCATCGTGGCCGGCGTCAGTGCCAACTATGGTGTACCGAAGGAAATCGTGGTCATGACCCTGCTGATGAACATGGGTGCCATGGTTTCGCCGGTGGCCCAGCCGCAGATCTACCTGGCCTGCGATCTGGCTGACCACACCGAACTCCAGGATTACGTGAAGTTCTCCTTCGCCCCCTTGTGGGTGATGAACATCATGTGGCTGGTAGCCGGATACGTACTGGGAATCTTCCGATAA
- a CDS encoding gamma-glutamyl-gamma-aminobutyrate hydrolase family protein (Members of this family of hydrolases with an active site Cys residue belong to MEROPS family C26.), whose amino-acid sequence MMLKKLEKVLAVAALSMSLSLGMAYDVHAMVGGKPVIGISWKSNKQDYTAFKKIIELAGGVPVELGQIKSSDVKYDANGAVDQSALEKSGMLKQKYANKIKAKDFSKTNIATVMQGVDGVFGTGGEDISPSLYKEAEKEKNHGEGINATRDISDYTLQAYCLANNIPTLDVCRSEQMLGVVSGAKMIQDLTDYYKSKGQTYHDDFHRMPPGTPNRDYARHDVTILPVKSHLREIVGADELKNVSSWHHQAIGSIAGTGLIQTAEKTYNGVSIIEGVEYPKNLFTVALQFHPENDLKQVLINKKDPKAYCDVDTSMAFFKALVKAATEKATASK is encoded by the coding sequence ATGATGTTGAAAAAGCTGGAAAAAGTATTGGCCGTTGCGGCGCTGTCCATGAGTCTGTCCCTGGGGATGGCCTATGATGTCCATGCCATGGTGGGGGGTAAACCCGTCATCGGGATCTCCTGGAAGAGCAACAAGCAGGATTACACCGCTTTTAAAAAAATCATCGAACTGGCCGGCGGCGTTCCTGTGGAACTGGGCCAAATCAAGAGCAGTGATGTGAAATACGATGCCAACGGGGCTGTGGATCAAAGTGCCTTGGAAAAATCCGGCATGCTGAAGCAAAAATACGCCAACAAGATCAAAGCCAAAGATTTCAGCAAGACCAACATCGCTACCGTGATGCAGGGCGTGGACGGGGTATTCGGTACCGGCGGGGAAGACATCAGCCCCTCCCTGTATAAAGAAGCCGAAAAGGAAAAGAACCATGGGGAGGGCATCAATGCCACCCGGGATATTTCCGACTATACCCTTCAGGCATATTGCCTGGCCAACAACATCCCCACCCTGGATGTATGCCGCAGCGAACAGATGCTGGGGGTGGTCAGCGGAGCCAAAATGATCCAGGACCTGACCGACTACTACAAATCCAAGGGACAGACCTATCATGATGATTTCCACCGGATGCCCCCCGGAACCCCCAACCGGGATTATGCCCGTCACGATGTGACCATCCTGCCGGTGAAATCCCATCTGCGGGAGATCGTCGGGGCTGATGAACTGAAGAATGTTTCTTCCTGGCATCACCAGGCCATCGGCAGCATTGCCGGAACGGGCCTGATCCAGACGGCCGAAAAGACCTACAACGGGGTCTCCATCATTGAAGGCGTGGAATATCCAAAGAACCTGTTTACGGTAGCCCTGCAGTTCCATCCGGAAAACGATCTGAAACAGGTACTGATCAACAAGAAAGATCCGAAAGCCTACTGTGATGTGGATACGTCCATGGCCTTCTTCAAAGCGCTGGTCAAAGCGGCCACGGAAAAAGCCACGGCATCCAAATAG
- a CDS encoding YjiH family protein, translated as MKSVPVDVIVTSLQKYCMPLVQIFILAVMYIGAIRPFYTRTWKKSPIDIFMSFAKIGGAIIGTIMYFGLWKSNTWLWRGDIGPFLFNKLAIPVGLVIPIGSAFLAFLASYGLMEFIGVLVDCFMRPVFRTPGRSAVDAVASFVGSYSIALIITNGVYRENRYTAREAAIIATGFSTVSVTFLLVVARTLGLMGMWSTYFFVSMVVTFIVTAITARLWPLRSIPNTYYGGKAAIEPEETGSRLQRAWKQGLKTAGSQPPVLKLCGENLWAGLKMAFGVIPAITSVGLLGLWLAEFTPLFDVFGYLFYPFFKIFGVSQAVLGGKAAALCLPEMFLPSILIKQSGTLLLKFVIAVVSISEILFFSASIPCIMGTDIPLKIRDIIVIWFERVVLSIVITIPIAWLLGLPD; from the coding sequence TTGAAAAGTGTTCCCGTGGATGTCATCGTGACTTCTCTGCAGAAATACTGTATGCCTCTGGTCCAGATCTTTATCCTTGCGGTCATGTATATTGGTGCCATCCGACCTTTTTATACCCGGACCTGGAAGAAAAGTCCCATTGATATATTCATGTCTTTTGCCAAGATCGGCGGAGCCATCATCGGGACCATCATGTATTTTGGCCTGTGGAAAAGCAATACCTGGCTTTGGAGAGGGGATATCGGTCCTTTCCTGTTCAATAAGCTGGCCATTCCTGTTGGTCTGGTGATTCCTATTGGATCGGCTTTTCTGGCGTTTCTGGCCAGCTATGGGTTGATGGAATTCATTGGGGTGCTGGTGGATTGTTTTATGCGGCCGGTATTCAGGACCCCGGGCCGTTCTGCAGTGGATGCAGTGGCTTCTTTCGTAGGCAGTTATTCTATTGCGTTGATCATTACCAACGGGGTTTATCGAGAGAACCGGTATACGGCCCGGGAAGCGGCCATCATCGCTACCGGGTTTTCCACGGTATCTGTGACATTTCTTCTGGTGGTAGCGCGGACTCTGGGGCTTATGGGCATGTGGTCCACCTATTTCTTTGTTTCCATGGTGGTGACATTCATCGTGACTGCCATTACTGCCCGGCTGTGGCCCCTGCGGTCCATTCCCAACACCTATTATGGCGGTAAGGCTGCCATTGAACCGGAAGAAACCGGCAGCCGGCTGCAACGGGCATGGAAACAGGGCCTGAAGACGGCTGGCTCCCAGCCTCCTGTACTGAAGCTTTGCGGAGAAAACCTGTGGGCCGGGCTGAAGATGGCTTTTGGTGTCATTCCGGCCATTACCTCCGTAGGTCTGCTGGGCTTGTGGCTGGCAGAATTTACGCCGCTGTTTGATGTGTTTGGTTACCTGTTCTATCCATTCTTTAAGATTTTTGGCGTATCCCAGGCCGTACTGGGAGGGAAGGCAGCGGCCCTTTGTCTGCCGGAAATGTTTTTGCCCTCCATTCTGATCAAACAGTCGGGAACCCTGCTGTTGAAATTTGTCATTGCAGTGGTGAGCATTTCGGAAATCCTGTTCTTCTCCGCCAGTATTCCCTGTATCATGGGAACCGATATCCCATTGAAAATACGGGATATCATTGTCATCTGGTTCGAACGGGTGGTATTATCCATTGTCATCACGATTCCCATTGCCTGGCTGCTGGGACTGCCTGATTGA
- a CDS encoding LysR family transcriptional regulator produces the protein MDTRHLQYILTIAQKQNMTKAAEELFVSQSSLSQYLGKLEQELGVPLFERTRNKLLLTPAGERYVEAARKILDIEKETYADIRSLNNRSHITLGLTSQLCLRMLTAIVPSFKKEFPEATLEITEANVISLTRQLLEENIDCAVMAVHDTSAFSQDQVDILGTEEILLAVPKNHPYCKKNPGNVVAWKDIQKELKEDNFLICRKGSTLREVTNQLFSALQFDPSTMCETNSIITTRAMVAMGIGITFIGKSCKQDESKIHYYRLEPSLTRKFALIRRKNWVLHTPEQRLCEEIKKYFKRKSVKALMR, from the coding sequence GTGGATACCCGTCACCTCCAATATATCCTGACCATTGCCCAGAAACAGAATATGACGAAAGCCGCGGAAGAGTTGTTTGTTTCCCAGTCTTCCCTGAGCCAGTACCTGGGCAAGCTGGAGCAGGAACTGGGGGTGCCCCTGTTCGAACGGACCCGGAACAAGCTGCTGCTGACTCCGGCCGGCGAACGGTATGTGGAGGCGGCCCGGAAAATCCTGGACATCGAAAAAGAGACCTATGCGGATATCCGTTCTCTGAACAACCGCAGCCACATCACATTGGGGCTCACGTCCCAGCTGTGCCTGCGGATGCTGACGGCTATCGTACCGTCGTTCAAGAAGGAATTCCCGGAAGCGACGCTGGAAATCACAGAGGCCAATGTGATTTCGCTGACCCGGCAGCTGCTGGAGGAAAATATCGATTGCGCGGTCATGGCCGTGCACGATACGTCGGCCTTTTCCCAGGATCAGGTGGATATCCTGGGCACGGAGGAAATCTTACTGGCTGTGCCCAAGAACCATCCCTACTGCAAAAAAAATCCAGGCAATGTGGTTGCCTGGAAGGATATCCAGAAAGAATTGAAAGAGGACAATTTCCTGATCTGTCGGAAGGGTTCTACCCTGCGGGAAGTTACCAATCAGCTGTTTTCTGCCCTGCAGTTCGACCCCAGCACCATGTGCGAGACCAACAGCATCATCACCACCCGGGCCATGGTGGCCATGGGCATCGGGATCACGTTCATCGGTAAATCCTGCAAACAGGATGAGAGCAAGATCCACTATTACCGGCTGGAGCCGTCGCTCACCCGGAAATTCGCTCTGATCCGCCGGAAGAACTGGGTGCTGCATACGCCGGAACAAAGGCTGTGTGAGGAAATCAAGAAGTACTTCAAACGGAAAAGCGTCAAAGCCCTGATGAGATGA
- a CDS encoding MATE family efflux transporter, with protein sequence MAQTKTKDMTRGNIPRLLLEFALPLMVGNVFQMLYNTVDSIVVGNFVGTQALAAVSSTTMITNMSVFFFNGFSIGGTVIIGKYFGARDHKMLHRAVETIMAATFILCALFTLGFLGATDAMLHFMKTPADVFQQAALYLRIYFAGVTGLLLYNMGSGILRAVGDTKRPLYFLILTSVLNIFLDLLFVIQFQMGIAGVAYATVLAQFISAAATMAVLIRTDDIYWFSFRDMCLDRGILGQIFRIGLPTALQSVITSFSNIFVQAYINFFGATVMAGWGCYNKIDQFIMLPMQSMAMAATTFVAQNVGAQKQDRADDGTVKSILLTLLINGTLCIVLVALAETSMRLFTGDEAVISQGASFIRVNLFFTLFNCVNQVLAGALRGRGDSIGPMVIMLCSFVLIRQTYLFCVTRFFANTPLTVGFGYPVGWMCCCVLELLYFYLHWKHRG encoded by the coding sequence ATGGCACAGACCAAAACAAAAGATATGACCCGGGGAAACATTCCCCGGCTGCTGCTGGAATTTGCCCTGCCCCTGATGGTCGGCAACGTGTTCCAAATGTTGTACAACACGGTGGATTCCATTGTGGTGGGCAATTTTGTGGGTACCCAGGCACTGGCCGCCGTCAGTTCCACCACCATGATCACCAACATGAGCGTTTTTTTCTTCAATGGATTTTCCATTGGGGGCACGGTGATCATCGGCAAATATTTCGGAGCCAGGGACCACAAGATGCTCCATCGGGCAGTGGAAACCATCATGGCCGCCACCTTTATCCTTTGTGCCCTGTTCACCCTGGGCTTCCTGGGTGCCACAGATGCCATGCTCCATTTCATGAAGACACCGGCCGATGTGTTCCAGCAGGCCGCCCTGTATCTGCGGATCTATTTTGCCGGTGTGACAGGCCTTCTGCTGTACAACATGGGAAGCGGGATCCTGCGGGCTGTGGGCGATACGAAACGTCCCTTGTATTTCCTGATCCTGACCAGTGTCCTGAATATCTTCCTGGATCTGCTTTTCGTCATCCAGTTCCAGATGGGCATTGCCGGCGTGGCCTATGCCACCGTCCTGGCCCAGTTCATTTCCGCGGCAGCCACCATGGCCGTACTGATCCGTACGGACGACATCTACTGGTTCTCTTTCAGGGACATGTGCCTGGACAGAGGCATCCTGGGCCAGATCTTCCGGATCGGGCTGCCCACGGCTCTCCAGAGTGTGATTACCTCCTTCTCCAACATCTTCGTCCAGGCCTACATCAATTTCTTTGGCGCCACCGTCATGGCCGGCTGGGGCTGCTACAACAAGATCGACCAGTTCATCATGCTGCCCATGCAGAGCATGGCCATGGCCGCCACCACCTTTGTGGCCCAGAACGTAGGAGCTCAGAAGCAGGATCGGGCTGACGACGGCACCGTGAAATCCATCCTGCTGACCCTCCTGATCAACGGGACCCTGTGCATCGTCCTGGTGGCCCTGGCAGAGACTTCCATGAGGCTCTTTACCGGAGACGAAGCGGTGATCAGCCAGGGGGCTTCCTTCATCCGGGTCAACCTGTTCTTTACCCTGTTCAACTGTGTGAACCAGGTCCTGGCCGGAGCATTGCGGGGCCGGGGGGATTCCATCGGTCCCATGGTGATCATGCTGTGTTCTTTCGTCCTGATCCGCCAGACCTATCTGTTCTGTGTCACCCGCTTTTTCGCCAACACCCCGCTGACCGTCGGGTTCGGGTATCCGGTGGGCTGGATGTGCTGCTGCGTGCTGGAACTGTTGTACTTTTACCTGCACTGGAAACATCGAGGATAA
- a CDS encoding MalY/PatB family protein encodes MGKYDFDKIIDRRNTSCLKYDFGMQRKGRTDLLPMWVADMDFALPEEILADFHKRIDHGIFGYTDPDAEYFAALNRWTSTHYGYEIDPSWVTLGCGVVFGLATGVKAFTEPGDAILIQQPVYYPFREVIEDNGRTFINNQLHYENGKYTIDFDDFEKKIVENKVKVYMLCSPHNPAGRVWTREELTRLGDICLKHNVIIMDDEIHCDFVYAPHRFTSFMTLGEKYRKNLVLYHSPSKTFNVAGLQPANIIIPDEALRRKYRKANAAAGYSQGSIMGQVAVKSCYTKGDEWVKELVDYIAGNIAYVRDFVKKNFSRATFVEPEGTYLVWIDFFGYGFTDEELEHLITDEAKLWLDSGKIFGPATAQFERFNMACPRSVVEKAFNQLKVALDNHVQG; translated from the coding sequence ATGGGAAAATACGATTTTGACAAGATCATCGACCGGAGAAACACCAGCTGCCTGAAATACGATTTCGGCATGCAGCGCAAGGGACGAACGGACCTGCTGCCCATGTGGGTGGCAGATATGGACTTTGCCCTGCCGGAAGAGATCCTGGCCGACTTCCACAAACGGATCGACCATGGGATTTTCGGGTACACGGATCCTGATGCTGAATACTTTGCAGCCCTGAACCGGTGGACTTCCACCCATTACGGATACGAAATCGATCCTTCCTGGGTGACACTGGGCTGCGGCGTGGTCTTCGGCCTGGCCACCGGTGTGAAAGCCTTTACGGAACCGGGGGATGCCATCCTGATCCAGCAGCCGGTATATTATCCGTTCCGGGAAGTCATCGAAGACAACGGCCGGACCTTTATTAACAACCAGCTCCATTATGAAAACGGAAAATACACCATTGACTTCGATGATTTTGAGAAGAAAATCGTGGAAAACAAGGTAAAGGTCTATATGCTGTGCAGCCCTCACAATCCGGCAGGCCGTGTGTGGACCCGAGAGGAACTGACTCGGCTGGGAGACATCTGCCTGAAGCACAACGTGATCATCATGGACGATGAGATCCACTGCGATTTCGTGTATGCCCCCCACAGATTCACCAGTTTCATGACCCTGGGGGAAAAATATCGGAAGAACCTGGTGCTGTACCATTCTCCCAGTAAGACCTTCAACGTGGCCGGGCTGCAGCCAGCCAATATCATCATTCCGGATGAAGCGCTGCGGCGGAAATATCGCAAAGCCAATGCTGCTGCCGGGTACAGCCAGGGAAGCATCATGGGCCAGGTGGCCGTGAAGAGCTGCTACACCAAAGGGGATGAATGGGTGAAGGAACTGGTGGATTACATTGCCGGGAACATCGCCTATGTACGGGACTTCGTCAAGAAGAACTTCTCCAGAGCCACCTTTGTGGAACCGGAAGGGACCTACCTGGTGTGGATCGACTTTTTCGGGTACGGGTTCACCGATGAGGAACTGGAACACCTGATTACGGATGAAGCCAAACTGTGGCTGGATTCCGGAAAAATCTTCGGACCGGCTACGGCCCAGTTCGAACGGTTCAACATGGCCTGCCCCCGGAGCGTTGTAGAAAAAGCGTTCAACCAGCTGAAAGTGGCCCTGGACAACCATGTACAGGGCTGA
- a CDS encoding enolase C-terminal domain-like protein, translating into MASTPIVTDMKVIPVAGYDSMEMTLSGAHAPFFTRNLVILHDNAGHEGIGEIHGGEYTKECLESYIPLVVGQEIGKYRSILGTIHRGGKKAAGDDGEGIQTLDISKLKFVVKAEWALECALLDLLGKYLGVPMCELLAEGKQRNKVEMLGYLFYVSDKNKTDLPYLDESDSPDPWFRYRRGEILTHEQVVEEAQILHEKYGFRNFKLKGGVMEGEYEMETCRALKKAFPNARINIDPNGAWSLEEAIRLCKPMENVLSYIEDPTGPEAGFSSREVMAEFKNACSLRVATNMIATNWRQFYHAAALKAVDIVLADPHFWGMEGSLRMAALLKEWGLTWGSHSNNHFDITLATFAQVGAAAPGNPAPLDTHWIWQDGQNLLKDTPQIKDGFLEVSQKPGLGVTLDMDKVMAANALYNKMPSHDRDDAMAMQYLIPNWKYDCKKPCLVR; encoded by the coding sequence ATGGCAAGCACACCGATTGTAACTGATATGAAAGTCATCCCCGTAGCCGGGTATGACAGCATGGAAATGACCTTGAGCGGAGCCCACGCTCCCTTCTTCACCCGTAACCTGGTGATCCTGCACGACAACGCCGGCCATGAAGGCATCGGCGAAATCCACGGCGGGGAATATACGAAAGAATGTCTGGAAAGCTACATTCCCCTGGTGGTGGGCCAGGAAATCGGCAAATACCGCAGCATCCTGGGTACCATCCACAGAGGTGGAAAGAAAGCCGCCGGTGATGACGGCGAAGGCATCCAGACCCTGGATATCTCCAAACTGAAATTCGTGGTCAAAGCCGAATGGGCTCTGGAATGTGCCCTGCTGGACCTTTTGGGCAAATACCTGGGCGTGCCCATGTGCGAACTGCTGGCCGAGGGCAAACAGCGCAACAAAGTGGAAATGCTGGGCTATCTGTTCTACGTCTCCGACAAGAACAAGACGGACCTGCCCTACCTGGATGAATCCGACAGCCCGGACCCCTGGTTCCGGTATCGCCGGGGCGAAATCCTCACCCATGAACAGGTGGTGGAAGAAGCCCAGATCCTGCACGAAAAATACGGCTTCCGCAATTTCAAGCTGAAAGGCGGGGTCATGGAAGGCGAATATGAAATGGAAACCTGCCGGGCCCTGAAGAAAGCATTCCCCAACGCCCGGATCAACATCGACCCCAACGGGGCCTGGAGCCTGGAAGAAGCCATCCGGCTGTGCAAGCCCATGGAAAATGTCCTGAGCTACATCGAAGACCCCACCGGTCCGGAAGCCGGTTTCTCCAGCCGGGAAGTCATGGCTGAATTCAAGAATGCCTGCTCCCTGCGGGTAGCCACGAACATGATTGCCACCAACTGGCGCCAGTTCTACCATGCCGCCGCTCTGAAAGCCGTGGATATCGTCCTGGCCGATCCTCACTTCTGGGGCATGGAAGGCAGCCTGCGCATGGCCGCCCTGCTGAAAGAATGGGGCCTCACCTGGGGCAGCCACTCCAACAACCACTTCGACATCACCCTGGCCACCTTCGCGCAGGTGGGGGCTGCCGCACCCGGCAACCCGGCACCGCTGGATACGCACTGGATCTGGCAGGATGGCCAGAATCTGCTGAAAGACACGCCGCAGATCAAAGACGGCTTCCTGGAAGTTTCCCAGAAACCGGGCCTGGGCGTAACCCTGGATATGGACAAAGTCATGGCCGCCAACGCCCTGTACAACAAGATGCCTTCCCACGACCGGGACGACGCCATGGCCATGCAGTACCTGATCCCCAACTGGAAATACGACTGCAAGAAACCGTGCTTGGTACGGTAA
- a CDS encoding Nramp family divalent metal transporter translates to MYIERLGFDPDTVQKLSFVEMLKRIGPGIILTGVVIGPGAITTAAMLGANYGYAMLWLFIPIFLMGITFMLTCYRISMLTGMPIIHAIRHYYGKGAAAFVGICLFLACLFFTFGNISGSGAGMNLIFGINWKVGALIMIAILMGMYFSRNTYSKVEKGILLCILAMILAFYATLVQTGGPEWGPFFQGVTHWQFPKSSIHHSLAFISTHAAITAGVYGTYLGAEKKWNKKDMFNGTMLADAIAHVVTVILISGAVVTVGAIVLHPQGLRITAPVQLADMLRPFLGKYASLVMGLALLGAAFSSLLGNTQRGVVLLNAGLDKDVSLESRLVRWLCVACIAFGCVVCFMYNGSPTGLIFLANLATSIGTPTAGLFVTLLIWRKDVNAGLKQPRLLQIAMTVCYLFTLGITIYAIYKKF, encoded by the coding sequence ATGTACATCGAACGTCTGGGGTTTGACCCTGATACAGTGCAAAAATTGTCATTTGTGGAGATGCTGAAACGGATCGGGCCGGGCATCATCCTGACCGGTGTGGTCATCGGGCCGGGGGCCATTACCACGGCAGCCATGCTGGGGGCCAATTACGGGTATGCCATGCTGTGGCTGTTCATCCCCATTTTCCTCATGGGGATCACTTTCATGCTGACCTGCTATCGGATTTCCATGCTGACCGGCATGCCCATTATCCATGCCATCCGTCACTATTATGGCAAAGGGGCAGCTGCTTTCGTGGGAATCTGTTTGTTCCTGGCCTGTCTGTTCTTCACCTTCGGGAATATTTCCGGCAGCGGCGCCGGGATGAACCTGATCTTTGGCATCAACTGGAAGGTCGGAGCGCTGATCATGATTGCCATCCTGATGGGCATGTATTTTTCCAGGAATACATACTCCAAAGTCGAAAAGGGGATTTTGCTCTGCATCCTGGCCATGATCCTGGCCTTCTATGCAACACTGGTGCAGACCGGTGGACCGGAATGGGGTCCCTTTTTCCAGGGTGTGACCCACTGGCAGTTCCCCAAGAGCAGCATCCATCACAGCCTGGCCTTCATCAGTACCCATGCGGCCATTACCGCCGGTGTCTATGGTACCTACCTGGGAGCCGAAAAAAAGTGGAACAAGAAGGATATGTTCAACGGGACCATGCTGGCAGATGCCATTGCCCACGTGGTGACGGTAATCCTGATTTCCGGGGCAGTGGTCACTGTAGGGGCCATCGTCCTCCATCCCCAGGGTCTGCGGATTACAGCACCGGTACAGCTGGCCGATATGCTGCGGCCCTTCCTGGGAAAATATGCCAGCCTGGTCATGGGACTGGCACTGCTGGGTGCTGCGTTCTCCAGCCTTTTGGGGAATACCCAGAGAGGGGTGGTGCTGCTGAATGCCGGTCTGGATAAGGACGTAAGCCTGGAAAGCAGACTGGTCCGCTGGCTGTGTGTGGCCTGCATCGCCTTTGGGTGTGTGGTCTGCTTTATGTATAACGGTTCTCCCACCGGCCTGATTTTCCTGGCCAACCTGGCCACTTCCATCGGGACTCCCACTGCGGGCCTTTTCGTGACCCTGCTGATCTGGCGCAAGGATGTGAATGCCGGATTGAAACAGCCTCGTCTGCTGCAGATTGCCATGACCGTATGCTATCTGTTTACCCTGGGAATTACGATTTACGCCATTTACAAGAAATTTTAA